One segment of Schistocerca cancellata isolate TAMUIC-IGC-003103 chromosome 2, iqSchCanc2.1, whole genome shotgun sequence DNA contains the following:
- the LOC126146702 gene encoding uncharacterized protein LOC126146702, translating into MAHTGEKTTLPEWIDEKFVASSLRKAESDDDLHVESMDVAGADASGGGFHGEIHRVVARVRNGSGQARKRSMIVKSLSRSGASMEAAHIGGLFLRETLLYKEMLPAVSSALKAVEGSDWQPLAASCYHSGSLPTEYLVLEDLQESDFKVAENGKLLDREQCSLVVKSLARLHAASLLFAGHESLAGPTFKTHPLHLEGAKDFFRTYTHKAFAAVAENLGKHTGYEKYATKYRELSADIFDRVEHAVASVTPVLVVLLHGDAWKNNLMFRYSGDHVTDVRIIDFQNCFWGTPAFDLQHFLYSSGGEEVHRHHFDQLLSEYHATLQTSLRALGFHEQADAFPLRQLLRDMDDLAIHGVGMSVVAASIILAPEFIPEDAEEAVSDASTSDAYFQRCTSNSKFMSHMKFLAPVLERKGAL; encoded by the exons GATCGACGAAAAGTTCGTGGCTTCGTCGTTGAGAAAGGCGGAGAGTGACGATGATCTGCACGTGGAATCAATGGACGTAGCCGGGGCGGACGCTAGCGGAGGCGGTTTCCACGGCGAGATACACCGTGTGGTGGCGAGGGTGCGAAACGGCAGCGGTCAGGCGAGGAAGCGGTCGATGATTGTGAAGAGTCTCAGTCGGTCAGGAGCTAGCATGGAGGCTGCGCACATAGGCGGCCTGTTTCTCAGGGAGACCCTCTTATACAAGGAGATGCTGCCCGCCGTAAGCTCTGCTCTGAAGGCCGTAGAAGGCAGCGACTGGCAGCCACTGGCTGCCAGTTGTTACCACAGCGGCTCTCTGCCCACAGAGTATCTCGTCCTGGAGGACTTGCAGGAATCGGACTTCAAGGTGGCCGAGAACGGGAAACTCCTGGATCGGGAACAGTGTTCGCTGGTTGTGAAGAGTCTGGCGCGCCTGCACGCTGCCTCTCTTTTGTTCGCAGGCCACGAGTCCCTCGCTGGTCCCACGTTCAAAACCCATCCATTGCACCTAGAGGGAGCTAAGGATTTCTTCCGGACCTACACGCACAAGGCTTTCGCAGCAGTGGCGGAAAATCTGGGAAAGCATACCGGTTATGAGAAATACGCAACCAAATACAGAGAGCTGAGTGCTGACATTTTCGACAGGGTGGAACATGCGGTGGCTTCTGTGACACCGGTGCTGGTGGTTCTGCTTCACGGCGACGCGTGGAAGAACAACCTCATGTTCAGATACAGCGGTGACCACGTGACAGACGTCAGAATCATCGATTTCCAA AATTGCTTCTGGGGGACACCAGCTTTCGACCTTCAACACTTCCTGTACAGCAGCGGCGGCGAGGAAGTTCATCGGCACCACTTCGACCAGCTGCTGTCTGAATACCATGCGACGCTGCAGACCTCGCTGCGCGCCTTGGGCTTCCACGAGCAGGCGGACGCCTTCCCGCTGCGGCAGCTGCTGAGGGACATGGACGATCTGGCAATCCACGGGGTGGGCATGTCCGTGGTGGCGGCCTCCATCATCCTCGCACCGGAGTTCATCCCAGAAGACGCCGAGGAGGCAGTCAGCGATGCCTCCACCAGTGACGCGTACTTCCAGCGCTGCACCAGCAACTCCAAATTCATGTCCCACATGAAATTCCTGGCTCCAGTCCTGGAAAGAAAGGGCGCATTGTGA